AATGCGCGCCACTTGGGTCGCAAGGCCATGCAGGGTAAGACGCGGGTCAAGCCACTGAACCGTGACAATAAAAGCCCGCAGGGGTGGGATGAGTCTGTGATCAACTTCAATATCGCCCAATGGCGCGCGTGGGCTCCTGGGCTCGAAAGCGTGGACGATTGGCGGGCATGGAGCCGACAACCGGTCGTGCCGCCCGTCAGCGATGCGGCCCCTGACGTATCGTTCCTGCCCGCCATGCAGCGGCGACGCCTAAGCCGCCTGGCCCGCATGGCTTTCAGCGCCGCCTGGCCGCTGGCCGAGGGGCGAGCGGACCTACCGTTGGTCTTTATTTCCCGTCACGGCGAAACCCCACGCACCTTTGAGATTCTCAAGGACCTGGCAGCCGACCAACCCTTGTCGCCCACCCAGTTCAGCTTGTCGGTGCACAACGCCGTCATCGGCCTGTGGTCGATCATGCGCGGCGAAACCAGCGAAATGACCGCTCTGGCCGCGACGGGCGATGGCCTGGAACACGGCATGCTGGAAGCCGCTGCCCTGTTGAACGAAGGCGAGCCCGCGGTGCTGTTGGTCATCACCGAAGAACAACCGCCCAGCGTGTATGCGCACTGGGTCGATGACGTACCGTTTCCCTACGCAGTGGGGCTGCTGCTGACCCGAGGCGAAGATTGGCAACTGGCACTATCCAGCCCGCCAGACCCAATGCCCGGCTGCGACTGGCCCCATGCACTGGATCTGGTGCGTACGCTGCTGGGCAATCAAACCACTTGCCAACATGCCTGGAAGAATCGTCTATGGACCTGGCAACGCAACCGGTGACCGGTAAACATCGCGACGCCTATTACTGGCGCCTCTTCGCGACCGCTGCAAGCTTCGCCCTTTTCGGGCTGGGCGGGCTGTGCCTGCGTGTGCTGGTGTTCCCATTGCTCAATGCGTTGCCAGGCGATCCCCGGACCCATCGACAACGGGCCCGCCGCACGGTGGGGCGCCTGTTCTGGTTCTTTATCCGGTTCATGGCCCGTACCGGCGTACTGACCTATCAAATCGACGGCGCGGAGAAACTCGGCCGTCCCGGCCAGATGATCATTGCCAACCATCCGTCGCTGATTGACGTGGTGTTCCTGATCGGGCTGGTGCGCGACGCCAATTGCGTGGTCAAGCAAAGTCTGTGGGACAATCCCTTCACCCGGGGCCCGCTGCGTTCGACGCAATACATCAGCAACGATGGCAGCATGGACATGCTTGACGCCGCCAGCGACGCCCTGCAAGACGGCCAGTGCCTGATTGTCTTCCCCGAAGGCACGCGCACCCAGCCAGGCCAGGCACCGGCCTTTCATCGGGGGGCGGCGGCCATTGCCTTGCGGGGCGCGACAATCCTGACGCCGGTAACGATCAAGGTCAGCCCGACCACCCTGACCAAGGCCGAACCCTGGTATCGGATCCCCAAGCGCCGCGTGCACTTCAGTTTTCGCGTGGGGGCCGATATAGACCCACAGGCGTTCGCCGCGCTGGGCCCCGCGCCGCAGGCCTCGCGCAGGCTCAACGATTTTTTGCATCATTATTTCATCAAGGAGCTCGCCGTAGATGAGCGATCTGCACCGTGACATCAAACAGCTGATCATCGACGCCCTCGGCCTTGAGGACATTAGCGTCGACAACATCGGCGACGAGCAGACCCTGTTCGGCGAAGGCCTGGGCCTGGACTCGGTGGATGCCCTGGAGCTCGGCCTGGCGATCCAGAAGCAGTACGGCATCAAGATCGACGCCGACGCCAAGGACACCCGTAACCATTTCAGCAATGTGGCAAGCCTTGCGGCCTTCGTCACTGCAAAACGCCCCTGAGACCGGACTATGCAAACTCGTGACGACATTTTCATTACCCTGCGCGATGCCCTGGTCGAGCTCTTCGAGCTGGAGCCCGAGCGTGTGACGCTGGATTCGAACCTGTACCAGGACCTGGAAATCGACAGCATCGATGCGGTCGACCTGATCGACCACATCAAGCGCCAGACCGGCAAGAAAATCGCCGCCGAGGAATTCAAATCGGTGCGCACCGTCAACGACGTGGTCGAGGCGGTCTATCGACTGGTCCAACCGGCCGCATGAGCCGGCTGATCGGCCTTGGCCTGCTCCTGGCGGGCCTGCTGTATCCCTTTGCGGTGTATTTCGGCATGGAGCACTTTGCTCCTTGGCAGTTCGGGTTGTTGTTGGGCTGCCTGTGGCTGGCCCGGGCGCTGCTCGGCAAGGGCAGGCCGGGCCGCCGCTGGATGGCGGGCACGGCGATCATCTTTTGCGTGCTGCTCGCGGTATTCGATAGCCCGCGCCTGCTGCGCTGGTATCCGGTGCTGATCAGCGCGTTCATGCTCGGGCTGTTCACGCTGAGCCTGA
The Pseudomonas marvdashtae DNA segment above includes these coding regions:
- a CDS encoding beta-ketoacyl synthase chain length factor, with translation MINFNIAQWRAWAPGLESVDDWRAWSRQPVVPPVSDAAPDVSFLPAMQRRRLSRLARMAFSAAWPLAEGRADLPLVFISRHGETPRTFEILKDLAADQPLSPTQFSLSVHNAVIGLWSIMRGETSEMTALAATGDGLEHGMLEAAALLNEGEPAVLLVITEEQPPSVYAHWVDDVPFPYAVGLLLTRGEDWQLALSSPPDPMPGCDWPHALDLVRTLLGNQTTCQHAWKNRLWTWQRNR
- a CDS encoding acyl carrier protein, producing the protein MQTRDDIFITLRDALVELFELEPERVTLDSNLYQDLEIDSIDAVDLIDHIKRQTGKKIAAEEFKSVRTVNDVVEAVYRLVQPAA
- a CDS encoding phosphopantetheine-binding protein, translating into MSDLHRDIKQLIIDALGLEDISVDNIGDEQTLFGEGLGLDSVDALELGLAIQKQYGIKIDADAKDTRNHFSNVASLAAFVTAKRP
- a CDS encoding lysophospholipid acyltransferase family protein; amino-acid sequence: MDLATQPVTGKHRDAYYWRLFATAASFALFGLGGLCLRVLVFPLLNALPGDPRTHRQRARRTVGRLFWFFIRFMARTGVLTYQIDGAEKLGRPGQMIIANHPSLIDVVFLIGLVRDANCVVKQSLWDNPFTRGPLRSTQYISNDGSMDMLDAASDALQDGQCLIVFPEGTRTQPGQAPAFHRGAAAIALRGATILTPVTIKVSPTTLTKAEPWYRIPKRRVHFSFRVGADIDPQAFAALGPAPQASRRLNDFLHHYFIKELAVDERSAP